One Marinibacterium anthonyi genomic region harbors:
- the gshB gene encoding Glutathione synthetase: protein MKIAFQMDPITGVDINADSTFRLAEEAQARGHELFYYGPDDLAFEEGHVTALGHDLTVQRVAGTPAILGDRRKVDLADYDVVWLRQDPPFDMHYITTTHLLGMLPDSTLVANDPFWVRNYPEKLLVLTFPELTPPTAIARNLDTIRAFRAKHGDVILKPLYGNGGAGVFKLTSEDRNLASLFELFTGFSREPLIVQKFLPDVSAGDKRVILVDGECVGAINRVPAAGETRSNMHVGGRPEKVELTDRDREICAAIGPLLKEKGQIFVGIDVIGRYLTEINVTSPTGIQELERFDGINVAAKVWEAIEARKA from the coding sequence ATGAAGATCGCCTTTCAGATGGACCCGATCACCGGGGTCGACATCAATGCCGACAGCACCTTCCGCCTGGCGGAAGAAGCCCAGGCGCGCGGGCACGAGCTGTTCTACTACGGGCCTGACGACCTGGCCTTCGAGGAAGGGCATGTCACGGCGCTGGGTCATGACTTGACGGTCCAGCGGGTGGCGGGAACGCCGGCGATCCTGGGGGATCGGCGCAAGGTCGACCTGGCGGATTACGACGTGGTCTGGCTGCGCCAGGATCCGCCGTTCGACATGCATTACATCACCACCACCCATCTTCTGGGGATGCTGCCCGACAGCACGCTGGTGGCCAACGACCCGTTCTGGGTTCGCAACTATCCCGAAAAGCTGCTGGTCCTCACCTTCCCCGAACTGACCCCGCCGACCGCCATCGCGCGCAATCTCGACACGATCCGGGCCTTCCGCGCCAAACATGGCGACGTGATCCTCAAGCCGCTTTACGGCAACGGCGGCGCAGGCGTGTTCAAGCTGACGTCCGAGGACCGCAACCTTGCCTCGCTCTTCGAGCTTTTCACCGGCTTCTCGCGCGAGCCGCTGATCGTGCAGAAATTCCTGCCCGATGTCTCGGCCGGGGACAAGCGGGTGATCCTGGTCGACGGCGAATGCGTGGGCGCGATCAACCGGGTGCCGGCGGCCGGCGAAACCCGGTCGAACATGCATGTGGGCGGCCGCCCCGAAAAGGTCGAGCTGACCGACCGCGACCGCGAGATCTGTGCCGCCATCGGTCCTCTCTTGAAGGAAAAGGGCCAGATATTCGTCGGCATCGACGTGATCGGCCGCTATTTGACCGAGATCAACGTGACCTCGCCCACCGGCATCCAGGAACTGGAACGCTTTGACGGCATCAACGTGGCCGCCAAGGTCTGGGAGGCGATCGAGGCCCGCAAGGCCTGA
- the comM gene encoding Competence protein ComM yields the protein MVARTYTVAFEGVRARLVEVQCAITAGLPAFSVVGLPDKAVSEARDRVRSALSTMSVALPSRRITINLSPADLPKEGSHFDLPIALALLAALDIIPRETAEQTVALGELSLDGSLVPVVGALPAAMAAAEEDRQLLCPRASGAEAAWVGATHVLGAATLGDVVRHFTGQTPIDPARPGEVSLSPAVRDLRDVKGQERAKRALEIAAAGRHHLLFVGSPGSGKSMLAARMPGLLPPLDPVEALETSMIQSLCGLLSEGGISRARPFREPHHTASQAAIIGGGRGAKPGEISLAHNGVLFLDELPEFSRQVLDTLRQPIETGEVMVSRANAHVSYPCRFLLVAAANPCRCGYLADAARACARVPACGEDYLGRISGPLMDRFDLRIEVPPVAFSDLDLPSSGDSSAEVAARVAAARGIQKARFQDHEGLRQNADVEGALLDQIAAPDAEGRDLLKRMAERTGLSARGYHRVLRVARTIADLDGSHEIRRPHVAEALSFRLTAAVAA from the coding sequence ATGGTCGCGCGCACATACACGGTCGCCTTCGAAGGCGTCCGGGCCCGGCTGGTCGAGGTGCAATGCGCCATCACGGCCGGCCTGCCGGCCTTTTCGGTGGTGGGCCTGCCCGACAAGGCCGTGTCCGAAGCCCGCGACCGGGTGCGCAGCGCGCTGTCGACCATGTCCGTCGCGCTGCCCTCGCGCCGGATCACCATCAACCTCTCGCCCGCCGACCTGCCCAAGGAAGGGTCGCATTTCGACCTGCCCATCGCACTGGCGCTGCTGGCCGCGCTGGACATCATCCCGCGCGAGACCGCCGAACAGACCGTGGCCCTGGGCGAACTGTCGCTTGACGGATCGCTGGTCCCGGTCGTGGGCGCCCTGCCCGCCGCCATGGCCGCGGCGGAAGAAGACCGGCAATTGCTGTGCCCCCGCGCCTCGGGCGCCGAAGCCGCCTGGGTCGGCGCAACCCACGTCTTGGGCGCGGCAACGTTAGGCGACGTGGTGCGCCATTTCACCGGCCAGACCCCGATCGACCCGGCCCGTCCGGGCGAAGTCAGCCTTTCGCCGGCGGTCCGAGACCTGCGCGACGTGAAGGGCCAGGAACGCGCCAAACGCGCGTTGGAAATCGCCGCCGCCGGGCGGCACCACCTGCTGTTCGTGGGCTCTCCGGGCTCGGGGAAATCCATGCTGGCGGCCCGCATGCCGGGCCTGCTGCCGCCGCTGGATCCGGTCGAAGCGCTGGAAACCTCGATGATCCAATCGCTCTGCGGGTTGCTGAGCGAAGGCGGCATCAGCCGCGCCCGACCCTTCCGCGAACCGCATCACACCGCCAGCCAGGCGGCGATCATCGGCGGCGGACGCGGCGCGAAACCGGGCGAGATCAGCCTGGCCCACAATGGCGTTCTGTTCCTGGACGAACTGCCCGAATTCTCGCGCCAGGTGCTCGACACCCTGCGCCAGCCCATCGAGACGGGCGAGGTCATGGTTTCGCGCGCCAATGCCCATGTCAGCTATCCCTGCCGCTTCCTGCTGGTCGCCGCGGCCAACCCCTGTCGCTGCGGCTACCTGGCCGATGCCGCACGCGCCTGCGCCCGCGTGCCGGCCTGCGGCGAGGATTACCTGGGACGCATATCGGGGCCGCTTATGGACCGGTTCGACCTCAGGATCGAAGTCCCGCCGGTCGCCTTCTCCGATCTCGACCTGCCCTCTTCCGGCGACAGTTCGGCCGAGGTCGCGGCGCGGGTCGCGGCCGCCCGCGGGATACAGAAGGCCCGGTTCCAGGACCACGAAGGGCTGCGCCAGAATGCCGATGTGGAAGGCGCCCTGCTGGACCAGATCGCCGCCCCCGATGCCGAGGGCCGGGATCTGCTGAAGCGCATGGCCGAACGCACCGGGCTTTCGGCGCGGGGCTATCACCGGGTGCTGCGGGTGGCGCGCACGATTGCCGATCTCGACGGATCACACGAGATCCGCCGCCCCCACGTGGCCGAAGCGCTCAGCTTTCGCCTGACGGCCGCCGTCGCGGCCTGA
- a CDS encoding glutathione S-transferase, translating into MTYDLFLGDRMYSSWSLRGWLACAAFNLPVRTHFVGLYSGTMAADMAPLAPARLVPVLRTPEGLVIGESLAIAETLAERHPDAGLWPADPAHRATARWLCSEMVAGFTALRGACPMQFQRIYRGFTPDAAVRADLDRIETLWTHARTISGSDTPWLFGAYSLAEVFYTPVAARIIGYDLPVSAPARAYCQALLATDPVRDWRRQGETVTYDPEPYAQDLPGDPWPI; encoded by the coding sequence ATGACATATGATCTCTTCCTCGGCGACCGCATGTATTCCAGCTGGTCCCTGCGCGGGTGGCTGGCCTGCGCGGCCTTTAACCTGCCGGTCCGGACGCATTTCGTCGGCCTCTACTCCGGCACCATGGCCGCCGACATGGCGCCCCTTGCCCCGGCGCGCCTTGTGCCGGTCCTGCGCACGCCCGAAGGCCTCGTGATCGGCGAAAGCCTCGCCATCGCGGAAACCCTGGCCGAACGCCATCCCGACGCCGGCCTCTGGCCCGCCGACCCGGCCCATCGCGCCACGGCCCGCTGGCTCTGTTCGGAAATGGTTGCCGGCTTCACCGCCCTGCGCGGCGCCTGCCCGATGCAGTTCCAGCGCATCTACCGGGGCTTCACGCCCGACGCCGCCGTGCGCGCCGACCTCGACCGGATCGAAACGCTCTGGACCCATGCGCGCACGATCTCCGGCTCCGACACCCCGTGGCTTTTCGGCGCCTACAGCCTGGCCGAGGTGTTCTACACCCCCGTCGCGGCCCGCATCATCGGCTACGACCTGCCCGTTTCCGCCCCGGCCCGCGCCTATTGCCAGGCCCTGCTGGCCACCGACCCGGTCCGCGACTGGCGGCGCCAGGGCGAAACCGTGACCTATGATCCCGAACCCTATGCCCAGGATCTGCCCGGGGATCCCTGGCCGATCTGA
- the cobC gene encoding Alpha-ribazole phosphatase, translated as MTRLFLVRHGPTHAKGMVGWSDLPADLGDTAALDRLSAYLPDDAVVISSDLGRSVTTADAIQGNRPRLPHDPALREIHFGAWELRNYADVEAEDGERIVAFWQEPGLVCPPGGESWHQMRARSDAAIDRLVAAHPLGDLIIVAHFGMILGQLERAWQIPTTEAFGQKIDNLSVTELTPSPGGWHVGAVNHCP; from the coding sequence ATGACGCGGCTTTTCCTGGTCCGCCACGGGCCAACGCACGCCAAGGGCATGGTCGGCTGGTCCGACCTGCCCGCCGATCTGGGCGACACCGCGGCGCTGGACCGCCTGTCCGCCTACCTGCCCGACGACGCGGTGGTGATCTCTTCGGACCTGGGCCGGTCGGTGACGACGGCGGATGCGATCCAGGGCAACCGCCCCCGCCTGCCCCACGACCCGGCCCTGCGCGAGATCCACTTTGGCGCGTGGGAACTGCGCAACTACGCCGATGTCGAGGCCGAGGATGGCGAACGCATCGTGGCCTTCTGGCAGGAACCGGGGCTGGTCTGCCCGCCGGGCGGCGAAAGCTGGCACCAGATGCGCGCGCGCTCCGATGCCGCCATCGACCGGCTCGTGGCGGCGCATCCCCTGGGCGACCTGATCATCGTCGCCCATTTCGGCATGATCCTGGGTCAGCTTGAACGCGCGTGGCAGATCCCCACGACCGAGGCCTTCGGCCAGAAGATCGACAACCTGTCGGTGACCGAACTCACGCCCTCGCCCGGGGGCTGGCATGTGGGCGCGGTCAACCACTGCCCCTGA
- the cobP gene encoding Adenosylcobinamide kinase has translation MAEPFTFALGGAASGKSAYAEALVTGQPGPWIYIATGQAFDDEMRAKIDLHKARRGAGWQTIEAPLDVVSPLSGLTRGAVLIDCATFWLTNHLFAESDLGAATEALLDAIDACPLAVTIVSNEVGQGVVPENALARRFREAQGRLNIALAARADVVVHVVAGLANVLKGQP, from the coding sequence TTGGCCGAACCGTTCACATTTGCGTTAGGTGGGGCCGCATCCGGGAAATCCGCCTATGCCGAGGCGCTTGTGACTGGCCAGCCCGGGCCCTGGATCTACATCGCGACCGGCCAGGCGTTCGACGATGAAATGCGGGCCAAGATCGACCTTCACAAGGCCCGGCGCGGCGCCGGATGGCAGACCATCGAAGCGCCTCTGGACGTGGTTTCGCCACTGTCCGGGTTGACCCGGGGCGCCGTGCTGATCGATTGCGCGACCTTCTGGCTGACCAACCACCTGTTCGCCGAAAGCGACCTTGGGGCCGCGACCGAGGCGCTGCTGGACGCCATCGACGCCTGCCCCCTTGCCGTGACGATCGTCAGCAACGAAGTCGGCCAGGGCGTGGTTCCCGAAAACGCGTTGGCCCGCCGGTTCCGCGAGGCGCAGGGCCGGCTGAACATCGCGCTGGCGGCGCGGGCCGACGTCGTCGTCCACGTGGTCGCGGGCCTGGCCAACGTATTGAAAGGGCAACCATGA
- the rpoH_1 gene encoding RNA polymerase sigma-32 factor → MALDAPRDMTLSRQAMRAELLDAETELQLAYAWRDRRDEQALHRLITAYMRLAISMAAKFKRYGAPMNDLIQEAGLGLMKAADKFDPDRGVRFSTYAVWWIRASVQDYVMRNWSMVRTGSTSSQKSLFFNMRRVQARLEREAAASGAQLDRAQLHQLIATEIGVPLTDVEMMGGRLSGSDFSLNAPQSSDEDGREWIDALEDDGAQAAETIEARHDNACLRTWLAQALDGLNDRERFIVRERKLREDPRTLESLGVELGLSKERIRQLEAGAFQKMRKSLETQSGEVQHFLA, encoded by the coding sequence ATGGCGCTGGACGCACCCCGGGACATGACATTGTCCCGTCAGGCAATGCGGGCGGAACTGCTCGACGCCGAAACCGAGCTTCAACTGGCCTATGCCTGGCGTGACCGCCGGGATGAACAGGCCCTTCACAGATTGATTACCGCCTACATGCGGCTGGCCATATCTATGGCGGCCAAGTTCAAACGCTACGGCGCGCCGATGAACGACCTGATCCAGGAGGCGGGGCTGGGCCTGATGAAGGCCGCCGACAAATTCGACCCGGACCGGGGCGTGCGGTTTTCGACCTATGCGGTCTGGTGGATCCGCGCATCGGTCCAGGACTACGTGATGCGCAACTGGTCGATGGTGCGCACCGGGTCGACGTCGTCGCAGAAGTCGCTGTTCTTCAACATGCGCCGGGTTCAGGCCCGGCTGGAACGCGAAGCCGCCGCATCCGGCGCGCAGCTGGACCGTGCGCAGCTGCACCAGCTGATCGCGACCGAGATCGGCGTGCCGCTGACGGATGTCGAGATGATGGGCGGGCGCCTGTCCGGGTCGGATTTTTCGTTGAACGCGCCGCAATCGTCGGACGAGGACGGGCGCGAATGGATCGACGCGCTGGAAGACGATGGCGCCCAGGCCGCCGAGACGATCGAGGCGCGCCATGACAATGCCTGCCTGCGGACCTGGCTGGCGCAGGCACTGGACGGGTTGAACGACCGCGAACGGTTCATCGTGCGCGAACGCAAGCTGCGCGAGGACCCGCGCACGCTGGAAAGCCTGGGTGTCGAGCTTGGCCTGTCCAAGGAACGGATCCGCCAATTGGAGGCCGGCGCCTTCCAGAAGATGCGGAAATCGCTTGAGACGCAGTCGGGCGAGGTGCAACACTTCCTGGCATGA
- the coaBC gene encoding DNA/pantothenate metabolism flavoprotein yields MLAGKRILLIIGGGIAAYKSLDLIRRLSERGATVTPVMTRAAEEFVTPLSVSALAGTRVFTALFDLTDEAEMGHIQLSRSADLVVVAPATADLMGKMANGLADDLASTLLMATDTPVLIAPAMNVRMWDHPATQRNLATLTGDGIAVVGPNEGAMACGEYGPGRMAEPMEIVEAVATALADGPLKGKRILVTSGPTHEPIDPVRYIANRSSGAQGTAIGAALAALGAEVVFVTGPADVPPPQGVQVVRVESAREMEAAVQAALPVDAGVFAAAVADWRVAVASDRKLKKTREGLPALELAENPDILAGVAQMGEGRPGLVVGFAAETDDVVAHATAKRARKGCDWIVANDVSPGTGIMGGTENAVVLITETAVEEWPRMGKAQVARALAERIAVALSS; encoded by the coding sequence ATGCTGGCCGGAAAACGCATCCTATTGATCATCGGCGGCGGGATCGCGGCGTACAAGAGCCTTGACCTGATCCGCCGCCTGTCGGAACGCGGCGCCACGGTGACGCCGGTGATGACCCGGGCGGCAGAGGAATTCGTGACACCGCTGTCGGTCTCGGCCTTGGCAGGTACCAGGGTCTTTACCGCGCTGTTCGACCTGACGGACGAGGCCGAGATGGGCCACATCCAGCTGTCGCGGTCGGCCGACCTGGTGGTGGTGGCGCCGGCGACGGCGGACCTGATGGGCAAGATGGCGAACGGGCTGGCCGATGACCTGGCCTCGACCCTGCTGATGGCGACCGACACGCCGGTGCTGATCGCGCCGGCGATGAACGTGCGCATGTGGGACCACCCGGCGACGCAGCGCAACCTGGCCACGCTGACGGGCGACGGGATCGCGGTGGTGGGGCCGAACGAGGGGGCGATGGCCTGCGGCGAATACGGACCCGGCCGGATGGCCGAACCGATGGAAATCGTCGAGGCCGTGGCGACGGCCCTGGCCGACGGGCCGCTGAAGGGCAAGCGGATCCTGGTGACGTCGGGGCCGACGCACGAGCCCATCGACCCGGTGCGCTATATCGCGAACCGGTCGTCCGGGGCGCAGGGAACGGCCATCGGGGCGGCGCTGGCGGCGCTGGGGGCCGAGGTGGTCTTTGTCACCGGTCCGGCGGATGTTCCGCCGCCGCAGGGCGTCCAGGTGGTGCGCGTCGAATCGGCGCGCGAGATGGAGGCGGCGGTGCAGGCCGCGCTGCCGGTGGACGCCGGGGTCTTTGCGGCGGCGGTGGCGGACTGGCGGGTGGCGGTGGCTTCGGACCGGAAGCTGAAGAAGACCCGCGAGGGGCTGCCGGCGCTGGAGCTGGCCGAGAACCCCGACATCCTGGCGGGCGTGGCGCAGATGGGCGAGGGGCGGCCGGGGCTGGTGGTGGGCTTTGCCGCCGAGACGGATGACGTGGTGGCGCATGCGACGGCCAAGCGGGCGCGCAAGGGCTGCGACTGGATCGTTGCCAATGACGTGAGCCCGGGCACCGGCATCATGGGCGGGACCGAGAATGCGGTGGTTCTGATCACCGAGACGGCGGTCGAGGAATGGCCGCGGATGGGCAAGGCCCAGGTGGCCAGGGCGCTGGCGGAGCGGATTGCCGTGGCGCTGTCTTCTTGA
- the dut gene encoding Deoxyuridine 5'-triphosphate nucleotidohydrolase: MVTIRILRDEGADAAVPLPAYATAGAAGADLRANLPDRGEMVVAPGARALVPTGLRLEIPEGYEVQIRPRSGLALKHGITLPNAPGTIDWDYRGPLGVIVMNAGEAPFVIAHGDRIAQMVVAPVVRARFDLVDGISASDRGEGGFGSTGIG; the protein is encoded by the coding sequence ATGGTGACGATCCGGATTTTGCGCGATGAAGGGGCCGATGCGGCGGTGCCGCTGCCGGCCTATGCGACGGCGGGCGCGGCGGGGGCCGATCTGAGGGCGAACCTGCCGGATCGGGGTGAGATGGTCGTGGCGCCGGGGGCGCGGGCGCTGGTGCCGACGGGTCTGCGGCTGGAGATCCCGGAGGGGTACGAGGTGCAGATCCGGCCGCGGTCGGGGCTGGCGCTGAAGCACGGGATCACCTTGCCGAACGCGCCCGGGACGATCGACTGGGATTACCGGGGGCCCTTGGGCGTGATCGTGATGAATGCCGGTGAGGCGCCTTTCGTGATCGCCCATGGCGACCGGATCGCGCAGATGGTCGTGGCGCCGGTGGTGCGGGCGCGGTTCGACCTGGTGGACGGGATATCCGCCAGTGACCGGGGCGAGGGGGGCTTTGGCTCGACAGGGATCGGCTGA
- the moeZ gene encoding putative adenylyltransferase/sulfurtransferase MoeZ, with amino-acid sequence MLLVALFAGTLWCVGLALKVPARGRWQAVGLVWLGAVAINVVLPQGHPLRLATGREPALWLLVGGFAALVMIYRSGLVWLKERAVKNEPEAPAKPGKFTETELERYARHIVLRELGGPGQRRLKAAKVLVVGAGGLGAPALQYLAAAGVGTIGVIDGDTVENANLQRQVIHTDDRIGMAKVFSAEAAMRAQNPYVDVRAYNRDLDADCAEELFAEYDVILDGVDNFDTRYLSNRTAVALGKPLVSGALSQWEGQLSVFDPGHGGPCYQCIFPQAPAPGLAPSCAEAGVLGPLPGVVGAIMAVEAVKLITDAGTPLRGQMLIYDALYGETRTITLKPRADCPVCHGKGVPGAR; translated from the coding sequence ATGCTGCTGGTGGCGCTTTTCGCGGGGACGCTGTGGTGTGTCGGGCTGGCGTTGAAGGTGCCCGCGCGCGGGCGCTGGCAGGCGGTGGGACTGGTCTGGCTGGGCGCAGTTGCGATCAACGTGGTGCTGCCCCAGGGCCATCCGCTGCGCCTGGCGACAGGGCGCGAGCCGGCGCTGTGGCTGCTGGTCGGGGGCTTTGCGGCCCTGGTGATGATCTATCGGAGCGGGTTGGTCTGGCTGAAGGAGCGGGCAGTGAAGAATGAACCGGAGGCGCCCGCGAAGCCGGGCAAGTTCACCGAAACCGAGCTGGAGCGTTATGCCCGCCACATCGTGCTGCGCGAGCTGGGCGGGCCGGGGCAGCGGCGTCTGAAGGCGGCGAAGGTGCTGGTGGTGGGCGCGGGCGGACTGGGCGCGCCGGCGCTGCAATACCTTGCGGCGGCGGGTGTCGGCACCATCGGGGTGATCGACGGCGACACGGTCGAGAACGCCAACCTGCAGCGCCAGGTGATCCACACCGACGACCGCATCGGCATGGCCAAGGTGTTTTCCGCCGAAGCCGCGATGCGGGCGCAGAATCCGTATGTCGACGTGCGCGCCTACAACCGGGATCTGGACGCCGATTGTGCCGAAGAGCTGTTCGCGGAATACGATGTGATCCTCGACGGGGTGGACAATTTCGACACGCGTTACCTGAGCAATCGCACCGCCGTGGCGCTTGGCAAGCCGCTGGTGTCGGGCGCGCTGTCGCAATGGGAAGGGCAGCTTTCGGTCTTTGACCCTGGGCATGGCGGCCCGTGCTATCAGTGCATCTTTCCGCAGGCCCCCGCGCCGGGCCTGGCGCCGTCCTGCGCCGAGGCCGGCGTGCTGGGCCCGCTGCCGGGGGTCGTGGGCGCAATAATGGCGGTCGAGGCGGTCAAGCTGATCACCGACGCGGGCACGCCCCTGCGTGGCCAGATGCTGATCTACGACGCGCTTTACGGGGAAACCCGGACGATCACCCTGAAGCCGCGCGCCGATTGCCCGGTCTGCCACGGCAAGGGTGTGCCGGGCGCGCGGTGA
- the dcp gene encoding Peptidyl-dipeptidase dcp, which translates to MSNPILATWTTPFDLAPFDAIFDDDFAPALDEALAAHNVEIARIATDPAAPDFDNTIGALEAAGEALDKVLSVFFTVAGADSNERREELQRAFSPRLSAHFSAITSNKALFERIDAVWQARDSLDLTDEQQRVLMLTRRNFVRSGAALQGAEAARLTEVKSRLAGLGTDFTQNLLADERDWFMDLSEDDLEGLPAFVVAAARAAGKEKGAEGAVVTTSRSLITPFLQFSPRRDLREKAYRAWAARGANGGKTDNRAIAAEILKLREERAKLLGYETFAHYKLETEMARTPENVRELLMAVWSPARAAALQDAEILTDMLAEDGINGPLEPWDWHYYTEKRRRAEHDLDETALKPYFQLENMIAASFDCANRLFGLEFEPLDVKLYHPDCRAWEVTRNGRHVAVFIGDYFARGSKRSGAWCSAMRSQARFPKDQAPVVINVCNFAKGDPALLSFDDARTLFHEFGHALHQMLSDVTYESISGTSVARDFVELPSQLYEHWLTVPEVLEKFATHAETGEPMPREMLERLLAAETFDMGFQTVEYVASALVDLEFHTGPAPADPMAKQADVLAGLGMPHAIGMRHATPHFAHVFSGDGYSSGYYSYMWSEVMDADAFAAFQEAGSAFDPEKAKALEANILSTGGSVEAEDLYTAFRGRLPGVEALLAGRGLIAAE; encoded by the coding sequence ATGTCCAACCCCATTCTTGCCACCTGGACGACGCCGTTCGACCTGGCCCCCTTCGACGCGATTTTCGACGACGACTTCGCGCCCGCGCTCGACGAGGCGCTGGCCGCCCACAACGTCGAGATCGCCAGGATCGCCACCGACCCCGCCGCGCCCGATTTCGACAATACGATCGGTGCGCTGGAAGCGGCCGGAGAAGCGCTGGACAAGGTGCTGTCGGTGTTCTTCACCGTGGCCGGGGCCGACAGCAATGAACGGCGCGAGGAATTGCAGCGCGCGTTCTCGCCCAGGCTTTCGGCGCATTTCTCGGCCATCACCTCGAACAAGGCGCTGTTCGAGCGGATCGACGCGGTCTGGCAGGCGCGCGACAGCCTTGATCTGACCGACGAACAGCAGCGCGTGCTGATGCTGACCCGCCGCAATTTCGTCCGCTCCGGCGCCGCGTTGCAGGGCGCCGAGGCCGCGCGGCTGACCGAGGTCAAGTCGCGCCTGGCGGGCCTGGGGACGGATTTCACCCAGAACCTGCTGGCGGACGAACGCGACTGGTTCATGGACCTGAGTGAAGACGACCTGGAAGGCCTGCCCGCCTTTGTGGTGGCCGCGGCCCGGGCGGCGGGCAAGGAGAAGGGGGCGGAAGGGGCCGTGGTCACCACGTCCCGGTCGCTGATCACCCCGTTCCTGCAGTTTTCGCCCCGCCGCGACCTGCGGGAAAAGGCCTATCGCGCCTGGGCCGCGCGCGGCGCCAATGGCGGCAAGACCGACAATCGCGCGATCGCGGCCGAGATCCTCAAGCTGCGGGAGGAACGGGCGAAGTTGCTGGGCTACGAGACCTTCGCGCATTACAAGCTGGAAACCGAGATGGCGCGCACGCCCGAGAACGTGCGCGAGCTGTTGATGGCGGTCTGGTCCCCGGCACGCGCCGCAGCCCTGCAGGACGCCGAGATCCTGACCGACATGCTGGCCGAGGACGGCATCAACGGCCCGCTGGAACCCTGGGACTGGCATTACTACACCGAGAAACGGCGCCGCGCCGAACACGACCTGGATGAGACGGCGCTGAAGCCCTATTTCCAGCTGGAAAACATGATCGCGGCCAGTTTCGACTGTGCCAACCGGCTGTTCGGGCTGGAGTTCGAGCCGCTCGACGTCAAGCTTTACCACCCCGATTGCCGGGCCTGGGAGGTGACGCGCAACGGCAGGCACGTGGCGGTCTTCATCGGCGACTACTTCGCGCGCGGATCGAAACGGTCGGGCGCCTGGTGTTCGGCGATGCGGTCCCAGGCCAGGTTCCCCAAGGACCAGGCGCCGGTGGTGATCAACGTCTGCAATTTCGCCAAGGGCGATCCGGCGCTGCTGTCCTTCGACGATGCGCGCACGCTTTTCCACGAATTCGGCCATGCCCTGCACCAGATGCTGTCGGACGTGACCTATGAAAGCATCTCGGGCACATCGGTGGCGCGCGATTTCGTGGAACTGCCCAGCCAGTTGTACGAACACTGGCTGACGGTGCCGGAGGTGCTGGAGAAATTCGCCACCCACGCGGAAACAGGTGAGCCGATGCCCAGGGAGATGCTGGAGCGCCTGCTGGCAGCGGAAACCTTCGACATGGGCTTCCAGACGGTGGAATACGTCGCCTCGGCGCTGGTCGACCTGGAATTCCACACCGGCCCGGCGCCCGCCGATCCGATGGCGAAACAGGCCGATGTCCTGGCCGGACTCGGCATGCCCCACGCCATCGGGATGCGCCACGCGACGCCGCATTTCGCCCATGTCTTCTCGGGCGACGGCTATTCCTCGGGCTATTACAGCTACATGTGGTCCGAGGTGATGGACGCCGACGCCTTCGCCGCCTTCCAGGAGGCCGGCAGTGCCTTTGACCCCGAAAAGGCGAAGGCGCTGGAAGCGAACATCCTCTCGACCGGCGGTTCGGTCGAGGCCGAAGATCTCTACACCGCCTTCCGCGGACGCCTGCCGGGGGTCGAAGCCCTGCTGGCGGGACGCGGGTTGATCGCGGCGGAATGA